From Microbacterium sp. LWH11-1.2, one genomic window encodes:
- a CDS encoding acetate kinase, producing MSAILVINSGSSSLKYSLIDVETEEELANGLIERIGQDASPVSHTVRPETTADAVPTVLDATYRSELPVADHHAAFAVMLEQFAAHGPSLEERPPVAVGHRVVHGGARFYAPTLIDADVERQIDELAVLAPLHNPANLAGIRAAKAVFTAVPHVAVFDTAFHQTLPPAAFTYAIDAALAAEHRVRRYGFHGTSHQYVSEKAAAFLGRDLADLRQIVFHLGNGASVTAIDGGRSVETSMGLTPLEGLVMGTRSGDLDPAALVHLSRRAGLSIDDLDRLLNSRSGLLGLAGRSDMRDILAGVDEGDDAATLAFDVYIHRLRAYAGAYIAQLSGVDVISFTAGVGENAARVRAEALATLGFAGVEIDPSRNEARERGIRRISADASPVTVLVVPTNEELQIARQTAGLL from the coding sequence ATGAGCGCCATCCTGGTGATCAACAGCGGATCCTCCTCGTTGAAGTACAGCCTGATCGACGTCGAGACCGAGGAAGAGCTCGCGAACGGCCTGATCGAGCGGATCGGCCAGGACGCCAGCCCGGTCTCGCACACGGTCCGGCCGGAGACGACCGCGGATGCCGTGCCGACCGTGCTCGATGCGACCTACCGGTCCGAGCTGCCGGTGGCCGACCACCACGCCGCCTTCGCCGTGATGCTGGAGCAGTTCGCGGCGCACGGCCCGTCGCTGGAGGAGCGCCCGCCGGTGGCCGTCGGCCATCGCGTGGTGCACGGCGGCGCCCGGTTCTACGCCCCGACGCTGATCGACGCCGACGTCGAACGCCAGATCGACGAGCTCGCGGTGCTCGCGCCGCTGCACAATCCGGCGAACCTGGCCGGCATCCGTGCGGCGAAGGCCGTGTTCACGGCCGTGCCGCACGTCGCCGTGTTCGACACCGCCTTCCACCAGACGCTGCCGCCGGCCGCCTTCACCTACGCGATCGACGCCGCGCTCGCCGCCGAGCACCGGGTGCGCCGCTACGGCTTCCACGGCACCAGCCACCAGTACGTGAGCGAGAAGGCGGCAGCGTTCCTCGGCAGAGATCTCGCCGACCTCCGGCAGATCGTCTTCCACCTCGGCAACGGCGCCTCGGTCACCGCGATCGACGGCGGTCGCTCGGTCGAGACGTCGATGGGCCTCACCCCGCTCGAGGGCCTCGTGATGGGCACCCGATCCGGCGACCTCGATCCCGCCGCCCTCGTGCACCTGTCGCGGCGCGCCGGGCTGTCGATCGACGACCTCGACCGCCTGCTCAACAGCCGCAGCGGGCTCCTCGGCCTCGCCGGTCGCAGCGACATGCGCGACATCCTCGCCGGTGTGGACGAGGGAGACGATGCTGCGACGCTCGCCTTCGACGTCTACATCCATCGACTCCGCGCGTACGCCGGCGCCTACATCGCCCAGTTGAGCGGGGTGGACGTCATCTCCTTCACGGCGGGCGTGGGAGAGAACGCGGCGCGCGTGAGAGCCGAAGCCCTGGCGACCCTCGGATTCGCCGGGGTCGAGATCGACCCCTCGCGCAACGAGGCTCGCGAGCGCGGCATCCGTCGCATCTCCGCCGATGCGTCTCCCGTCACGGTCCTCGTGGTCCCGACGAACGAGGAGCTGCAGATCGCCCGCCAGACCGCAGGGCTCCTCTGA
- a CDS encoding HAD-IA family hydrolase: protein MPEALPDLLHADGVLFDLDGVLTPTAEVHMRAWKVVFDDVFARWGITPAYSDADYFDFVDGKKRYDGVASLMQSRNVEVPWGDVDDDPAAETICGIGNRKNAAFAVSLRSEGIAPYPGSLALVEKLHAAGVPLGVVSSSKNAEEVLGAAGLRDFFRIVVDGVVAERDGLASKPAADMFAAGAAALGVDPARSVAVEDATSGAASAAAAGFATVVGVDRGTGADALRDAGATVVVDDLDVFLSETRTENPETA from the coding sequence GTGCCAGAAGCCCTGCCCGATCTGCTCCACGCCGACGGTGTGCTCTTCGACCTCGACGGCGTCCTGACGCCGACGGCGGAGGTGCACATGCGGGCATGGAAGGTCGTGTTCGACGACGTCTTCGCACGCTGGGGCATCACCCCTGCGTACAGCGACGCCGACTACTTCGATTTCGTCGACGGCAAGAAACGCTACGACGGCGTCGCCAGCCTGATGCAGAGTCGCAACGTCGAGGTCCCCTGGGGCGACGTCGACGACGATCCCGCCGCCGAGACGATCTGCGGCATCGGCAACCGCAAGAACGCCGCCTTCGCGGTCTCACTGCGCAGCGAGGGCATCGCGCCGTACCCCGGATCCCTCGCCCTCGTCGAGAAGCTGCACGCCGCCGGTGTGCCCCTCGGCGTGGTGTCGAGCTCGAAGAACGCCGAGGAGGTGCTCGGGGCCGCAGGGCTCCGTGACTTCTTCCGGATCGTCGTCGACGGCGTCGTCGCCGAGCGCGACGGCCTCGCCTCCAAGCCCGCCGCCGACATGTTCGCCGCGGGCGCCGCCGCCCTCGGCGTCGACCCGGCCCGGTCCGTGGCCGTCGAGGACGCCACGTCGGGCGCCGCATCCGCCGCCGCAGCCGGCTTCGCCACGGTCGTCGGCGTCGATCGCGGCACGGGCGCCGACGCGCTGCGCGACGCCGGGGCCACCGTCGTCGTCGACGACCTCGATGTCTTCCTTTCCGAGACCCGCACCGAGAACCCGGAGACCGCATGA